From Bacillota bacterium, one genomic window encodes:
- a CDS encoding proline--tRNA ligase, which produces MRMSQLFSPTLREVPSEAEIPSHQLMLRAGLMRKTVSGIYMYLPLGYRSIRKVEQIVREEMDRQGGQEILMSALMPADMWRATGRWLDYGNEMFRLTDRGGRDMCLGPTHEELVTSIARDEIRSYRQLPKLLYQIQTKFRDEIRPRFGLMRAREFIMKDLYSFDRDADGLEQSYRKMYVAYCRTFDRCGLHYRIVEADPGAIGGTSSHEYMVLSDIGEAALVFCDACGYAANVEQAEARGVWEGIGVTPAEGGRPGTRPCEPVPTPGVRTIEELVSFLRVQPDQMLKTLIYVGDGTPVAAVVRGDRELNEVKLKKALGVRELELATPAVIEEVTGAPVGFAGPVGLKPGVRIIADLEVPSLVAGVTGANAADTHLVGVSYGRDWRADVVCDLRNVVKGDACPRCGLPLDAARGVEVGHLFKLGTKYSRVLGAKFLDEDGTEKLMIMGCYGIGITRIVAAVIEEHHDDDGIIWPMSIAPYHATVVPVNTTAPEQLEVAQAIYGDLWALGVEAVVDDRDERPGVKFKDADLIGFPVRVTIGSRTLDHGQVEIRMRRSGEVERVSVSDAARRVREIVDGELKALEPRHHSLD; this is translated from the coding sequence ATGAGGATGTCACAGCTGTTTTCGCCGACGCTCAGGGAGGTACCCTCAGAGGCCGAGATCCCCAGCCATCAGTTGATGCTGCGGGCGGGGCTCATGCGGAAGACTGTGTCCGGGATATACATGTATTTGCCCTTGGGTTACCGAAGCATCAGGAAAGTTGAGCAGATTGTGCGTGAGGAGATGGACCGGCAAGGGGGACAGGAGATCCTCATGTCCGCACTGATGCCTGCGGATATGTGGCGTGCCACCGGCAGGTGGTTGGACTACGGCAACGAGATGTTCCGCCTTACCGACCGTGGAGGGCGTGACATGTGCCTTGGCCCCACCCACGAGGAGTTGGTCACCTCTATCGCCCGTGATGAGATCAGGTCCTACAGGCAGCTCCCGAAGCTTCTCTACCAGATCCAGACGAAGTTTCGCGACGAGATCAGGCCCAGGTTCGGCCTGATGAGAGCGAGAGAGTTCATCATGAAGGACCTTTACAGTTTCGACCGGGACGCCGATGGCCTGGAACAGAGCTACAGGAAGATGTACGTTGCATACTGCCGCACATTCGACAGGTGTGGCCTTCACTACCGCATCGTTGAGGCAGATCCAGGTGCAATCGGGGGCACATCGTCCCACGAGTACATGGTCCTCTCGGATATAGGCGAGGCTGCCCTGGTCTTCTGCGACGCGTGCGGGTATGCGGCCAACGTAGAACAGGCGGAAGCACGTGGGGTCTGGGAGGGTATTGGCGTAACGCCCGCAGAAGGCGGTAGGCCTGGCACCCGTCCGTGCGAGCCTGTGCCCACCCCCGGGGTGCGTACAATCGAGGAACTGGTTTCGTTTCTGAGGGTCCAGCCTGACCAGATGCTCAAGACCCTCATCTACGTGGGGGACGGCACGCCAGTTGCAGCGGTCGTCCGGGGTGACCGGGAACTTAATGAAGTCAAGCTCAAGAAAGCTCTCGGTGTGCGAGAGCTTGAACTCGCCACGCCTGCCGTGATAGAGGAAGTCACAGGCGCGCCCGTCGGGTTTGCGGGACCCGTTGGCCTCAAGCCCGGAGTCCGAATCATCGCCGACTTGGAGGTGCCCTCATTGGTGGCCGGCGTGACCGGTGCGAACGCTGCCGATACCCACCTCGTAGGGGTGTCCTACGGACGAGACTGGCGGGCGGATGTCGTTTGCGATCTCAGGAACGTGGTGAAGGGCGACGCCTGCCCGAGGTGTGGACTCCCCCTGGATGCGGCAAGGGGGGTGGAGGTTGGTCACCTCTTCAAACTCGGGACCAAGTACAGCCGCGTGCTCGGAGCTAAGTTCCTCGACGAGGACGGCACGGAGAAACTCATGATAATGGGATGCTACGGCATCGGAATCACAAGGATCGTGGCCGCGGTTATCGAAGAGCATCATGACGATGACGGGATCATCTGGCCGATGTCTATCGCTCCGTACCACGCAACAGTAGTGCCTGTGAACACCACCGCCCCCGAACAGTTGGAGGTTGCGCAAGCCATATACGGAGATCTGTGGGCTCTGGGTGTAGAAGCGGTTGTAGATGATCGGGACGAGCGTCCGGGCGTGAAATTCAAGGACGCGGACCTCATCGGCTTCCCCGTCCGCGTCACTATCGGCTCTCGGACCCTCGACCATGGGCAGGTGGAGATCAGGATGCGCAGGTCAGGGGAGGTCGAGAGAGTGAGCGTCTCCGACGCCGCGCGCCGGGTGCGAGAGATCGTCGATGGGGAACTCAAGGCACTCGAACCTCGACATCACAGCCTGGACTAG